In Zhaonella formicivorans, one DNA window encodes the following:
- the pylC gene encoding 3-methylornithine--L-lysine ligase PylC: MRVAIIGGRLQGVEAAYLAKKAGWKVTLLDKDSSVPAMGLCDTFYCLDVGCHKELKAVLKGVDFIIPALENKQGLEGISQVAKEVDIPLAFDAHAYAISSSKIESNKLFKDIGIPIPCLWPECAFPVIVKPSGASGSQGVCYIKNSQELSRLLDDLGGTSNDLVIQEFSDGPSFSIEVLGFQGTYQALQVTELEMDAKYDCKRVLAPALLSEDLRRQFEHLAVLIAGALNLNGIMDVEVILQQGQFQVLEIDARLPSQTPTAVYKSSGVNMLQLLGKMFTEGQPVELLKVEEAKGTVYEHIWITPDKLEVCGEHIMSEAGPLQLRDDFFGADEAITNYLPGKDAWVATLIVTGENRREAWEKRCEVIARISKELRLGRYVDPSPQF, encoded by the coding sequence ATGCGAGTAGCTATAATCGGAGGAAGGCTCCAAGGAGTTGAGGCGGCTTACCTGGCTAAAAAGGCAGGCTGGAAAGTAACATTGCTTGACAAAGACAGTTCAGTTCCTGCCATGGGACTGTGTGATACTTTTTATTGTCTGGATGTAGGCTGTCATAAGGAATTAAAAGCAGTTTTAAAAGGGGTTGACTTCATAATTCCTGCTCTGGAAAATAAGCAAGGTTTGGAAGGAATCAGTCAGGTGGCTAAAGAGGTGGATATCCCCCTGGCATTTGATGCTCACGCCTATGCCATCTCTTCCTCCAAAATTGAATCTAATAAATTGTTTAAGGATATCGGAATACCTATACCTTGCCTCTGGCCTGAATGCGCTTTCCCGGTTATTGTCAAGCCTTCCGGGGCCAGCGGCAGTCAAGGGGTTTGTTACATTAAAAACAGCCAGGAATTATCCCGGCTGTTGGATGACCTTGGCGGTACCAGCAATGACCTGGTTATCCAGGAGTTTTCGGACGGTCCTTCCTTTTCCATTGAAGTATTGGGTTTTCAAGGCACTTACCAGGCATTGCAGGTAACGGAACTTGAGATGGATGCTAAATATGACTGCAAGCGGGTGCTGGCCCCGGCTTTGCTTTCCGAGGATTTGCGCCGGCAGTTTGAGCATTTGGCGGTTTTGATTGCGGGAGCTTTAAACCTAAACGGGATCATGGATGTGGAGGTAATCTTGCAGCAGGGTCAATTCCAGGTACTAGAGATAGATGCCAGATTACCCAGTCAAACTCCTACAGCCGTATATAAGTCGAGCGGTGTGAATATGCTCCAGTTGTTAGGAAAAATGTTTACTGAAGGACAGCCTGTGGAGCTTCTAAAAGTGGAAGAGGCGAAGGGAACAGTTTACGAACACATTTGGATAACACCGGACAAACTGGAAGTTTGTGGGGAGCATATTATGTCTGAAGCCGGCCCGTTACAGTTAAGAGATGATTTTTTCGGCGCCGATGAGGCTATAACCAATTACTTGCCGGGCAAAGACGCCTGGGTAGCTACCCTGATAGTCACCGGGGAAAATCGCCGGGAAGCCTGGGAGAAGAGATGCGAAGTTATTGCCAGGATCAGCAAGGAGTTGCGCTTGGGAAGATATGTTGATCCGTCTCCCCAGTTTTAA
- a CDS encoding FMN-binding glutamate synthase family protein: protein MLGFFGSLLTGFSTIALAGIGTFLFGKQGIDYLIDNLSKSLVTDKYPENLWEMYNTAQKVTPGAAMEAAMRAETGKALNRPYGSPLHFSPWEKLLFNPVQLFRLPVPDNVSIETRVVIGPRARNPLKLAIPLLIGGMSYGGALSKRAKIALAIGASMAGSATNSGESGFLPEERKAANRFILQYHRGGWTSQAKFLNQADMIEIQLGQGAQASAPMKTPGKLIGEEMREAFQLLPGQDAVIHSRLPQVEEPADLKKLVEKLRKISGGVPIGIKLAASHHLEKELLIAIEAGVDVIALDGAEGGTHGGPPILQDDVGLPTMLALVRADEFLKKYGIRQDISLIAAGGLRTPGQFLKAMALGADAVYIGTIATIAMVSDQAVKALPWEPPTSLLFYLGPLKEELDVDRAGENLANFLRSAVHEMTLVARTLGKTSLKNIDKSDLCALDQEVARFTGVALAYHAPDEVFPFVPLGSGDTRYNNTHY from the coding sequence ATGTTGGGATTCTTTGGCAGCCTGTTGACCGGGTTTTCTACTATTGCTTTGGCGGGAATAGGAACTTTTTTGTTCGGCAAACAGGGCATTGATTATCTGATTGACAACTTAAGCAAAAGCTTAGTAACGGATAAATACCCCGAAAATTTATGGGAAATGTATAATACTGCCCAAAAAGTCACTCCGGGGGCTGCCATGGAAGCTGCAATGCGTGCGGAAACAGGTAAAGCATTAAACCGGCCTTATGGCAGCCCACTTCATTTTTCTCCCTGGGAAAAGTTGTTGTTTAATCCGGTTCAGTTGTTCCGCTTACCTGTGCCGGACAATGTTTCAATTGAGACAAGAGTTGTAATCGGCCCGCGGGCGAGAAACCCCTTAAAATTAGCAATTCCTTTGCTCATTGGTGGAATGTCTTACGGTGGTGCCCTTAGCAAAAGAGCAAAAATAGCTTTAGCCATTGGGGCCTCAATGGCGGGGAGTGCAACAAATTCCGGGGAGAGCGGTTTTCTGCCGGAAGAACGCAAGGCGGCAAACCGTTTTATCCTGCAGTATCACCGAGGCGGCTGGACTAGCCAGGCAAAATTCCTTAACCAGGCCGACATGATCGAAATCCAGCTGGGCCAGGGGGCGCAAGCTTCCGCTCCTATGAAAACGCCGGGTAAACTGATCGGAGAAGAGATGCGGGAGGCGTTTCAGCTGCTCCCCGGGCAGGATGCAGTCATTCATTCCAGGCTGCCGCAAGTGGAAGAACCTGCCGATCTCAAAAAGCTGGTGGAGAAACTGCGGAAAATCTCAGGGGGAGTCCCCATAGGGATTAAGTTAGCTGCCAGCCACCACTTGGAAAAGGAACTGTTAATTGCCATTGAAGCCGGAGTGGATGTAATTGCTCTGGATGGTGCCGAAGGAGGTACTCACGGCGGCCCCCCGATCTTACAAGATGATGTTGGGCTGCCCACTATGCTGGCATTAGTGCGCGCCGATGAATTTTTAAAAAAATATGGAATAAGGCAGGACATTTCGTTGATTGCTGCCGGTGGGCTCAGAACACCGGGGCAATTTTTGAAAGCCATGGCGCTGGGAGCTGATGCCGTCTATATTGGGACAATTGCCACTATTGCTATGGTTTCTGACCAAGCAGTAAAAGCCCTGCCCTGGGAGCCGCCTACCAGCTTGCTATTCTATCTGGGACCATTAAAAGAGGAGTTGGATGTAGACCGGGCAGGGGAAAATTTAGCCAATTTTTTGCGGTCTGCTGTCCATGAAATGACATTAGTGGCCAGGACTTTGGGCAAAACTTCTTTAAAAAACATTGACAAGAGTGATTTATGCGCACTTGATCAAGAAGTTGCTAGGTTCACGGGAGTGGCCCTCGCTTACCATGCTCCCGATGAGGTTTTCCCTTTTGTTCCGCTTGGCAGCGGCGATACTCGCTATAATAACACGCATTACTAG
- a CDS encoding shikimate dehydrogenase, whose product MKEITSKTLITGIFGYPLSHTLSPAMHNKAFEALGLDYVYLPFPVSPENLPPAVKALSALGFKGVNITIPHKETVMKYLDEVAKEAELIGAVNTIVVKEGKLCGFNTDGSGFLNSLREAGFDPKGKKAVVLGAGGACRAVAMTLSWAGIGKLHLAARSVAKAENLARDISNFSSTWLEVSNLEDLTEQAIGEADLIINTTPVGMYPHVDELAPLNTNALHRGQLVCDLIYNPLQTTLLKEAGKQGCATLNGIGMLVYQGAESFSLWTEKSAPLEVMRQAVLNNVGKSRKKVP is encoded by the coding sequence ATGAAGGAAATTACAAGTAAAACGCTGATAACCGGTATTTTTGGCTACCCTTTGTCCCATACATTGTCGCCAGCCATGCATAATAAAGCTTTTGAGGCCTTAGGACTAGATTACGTTTATTTGCCTTTCCCGGTTTCTCCTGAAAATTTGCCTCCAGCGGTAAAAGCTCTTTCCGCATTGGGATTTAAAGGAGTAAATATTACCATACCGCATAAGGAAACAGTCATGAAATATTTGGATGAAGTGGCGAAAGAGGCTGAACTCATTGGCGCGGTTAACACAATTGTTGTCAAAGAGGGAAAGCTTTGCGGTTTTAACACTGACGGCAGCGGCTTTTTAAATTCTCTGCGGGAAGCTGGCTTTGATCCAAAAGGCAAAAAAGCTGTGGTGCTGGGAGCAGGAGGGGCTTGCCGGGCAGTAGCCATGACCTTAAGCTGGGCAGGAATTGGCAAACTCCATCTTGCAGCCCGTTCTGTTGCCAAGGCGGAAAATTTGGCCCGGGATATCAGCAACTTTTCATCAACTTGGCTGGAAGTCTCAAACCTGGAAGACCTAACGGAGCAAGCTATCGGCGAAGCTGATTTAATTATTAACACCACGCCGGTAGGGATGTATCCCCACGTAGACGAACTGGCTCCGCTAAATACCAACGCTTTGCACCGGGGACAGCTTGTCTGTGATTTGATTTACAACCCTTTGCAAACAACTTTATTAAAGGAGGCAGGAAAGCAAGGCTGCGCAACTTTAAATGGCATAGGCATGCTTGTTTATCAAGGGGCCGAATCTTTTTCCCTCTGGACAGAAAAATCGGCACCATTAGAGGTTATGCGGCAGGCAGTACTAAACAATGTCGGGAAAAGTAGGAAAAAAGTGCCGTAA
- the pylB gene encoding methylornithine synthase PylB yields the protein MAVPGQSFDLDQALDKAYDEIPLSKAEILGLLNLTGRAEIEQVFEAARALRRRYFGTEVFLYGFVYFSTYCRNDCAFCYYRKSNQGTVRYRKETGEIVDTACKLAESGVHLVDLTMGEDPEYFLEKRTGFEGLVQIAEQVKKATKLPLMASPGVVPDQVLVELKKAGVDWYACYQETHNRTLYSKLRLKQSYDERLRKKKFARQLGLLIEEGLLTGVGDSPEDIVVSLQVMKLLGAHQIRVMSFVPQKGTPMYKEEPVSRLRELLIIAVMRLLFPERLIPASLDVDGIVGLKQRLDAGANVVTSIIPPQAGLLGVSQSSLDIEEGYRSVNGVLPVLQACGLAPASLERYVSWLEKQRQQSLNSKKAGAKGCE from the coding sequence ATGGCAGTTCCGGGCCAATCATTTGATTTGGATCAAGCATTGGATAAAGCGTATGATGAAATCCCGCTTAGCAAGGCGGAAATTCTAGGTTTGTTGAATTTAACCGGGCGGGCGGAAATAGAGCAGGTTTTTGAGGCAGCTAGAGCATTGCGCAGGAGATATTTTGGCACTGAGGTCTTTCTTTACGGATTTGTTTATTTTTCCACTTACTGCCGAAATGATTGTGCCTTTTGTTATTACCGCAAATCCAACCAGGGTACCGTACGCTATCGTAAGGAGACAGGTGAAATAGTGGACACGGCATGCAAGCTGGCAGAATCAGGAGTCCATTTGGTTGATTTGACGATGGGAGAAGATCCTGAGTATTTTTTAGAGAAACGCACCGGATTTGAGGGACTGGTGCAAATTGCGGAGCAGGTCAAAAAAGCTACTAAGTTACCATTAATGGCATCGCCGGGGGTTGTACCTGACCAGGTTTTGGTGGAATTAAAAAAAGCGGGTGTTGATTGGTATGCTTGTTATCAGGAAACTCATAACCGGACGCTTTATAGCAAACTGCGCCTAAAACAGAGCTATGACGAAAGGTTGAGAAAAAAGAAATTTGCCAGGCAGTTAGGCCTTTTGATTGAAGAGGGATTGCTTACCGGGGTAGGAGATTCACCGGAGGACATTGTAGTTTCCCTGCAAGTAATGAAACTGCTAGGCGCCCATCAAATTAGGGTGATGAGCTTTGTTCCTCAAAAAGGCACTCCCATGTACAAAGAGGAACCAGTTTCGCGTTTGCGGGAACTGTTAATTATTGCCGTAATGCGTTTACTCTTTCCCGAGCGGTTGATCCCGGCTTCCCTGGATGTGGATGGGATTGTGGGTTTAAAACAGCGCTTGGATGCAGGGGCTAACGTGGTAACATCCATTATTCCCCCTCAAGCGGGTTTGTTGGGGGTTTCCCAGAGTTCATTGGATATAGAGGAAGGTTACCGGTCGGTTAATGGCGTACTGCCGGTGCTCCAGGCTTGTGGACTTGCTCCGGCAAGCCTGGAGCGATACGTTAGTTGGCTCGAAAAGCAGCGGCAGCAGTCTTTAAATTCGAAAAAGGCGGGAGCAAAAGGATGCGAGTAG
- the pylD gene encoding 3-methylornithyl-N6-L-lysine dehydrogenase PylD, which translates to MTRLCSADVRDIGLQLKVYNQQLVKKTGYTLGQIAAHAAGVEKEYLSRRQEFNVAVIPVTNGKGIIEGFGEAVRSIVSFLGFNAFLTESTDVSGLAEACQKGADVIMLADDYRFVAINLAAKKVVDNAAATAKGYVAALSFMAGGLANKEVLLLGAGRVGRNAASAMVQLGASVTIYDADFEVSCKLAQEIKAKYNIQLTVATKLEEALVQHRILFDACPAAGFIQPQHVTTETLIAAPGIPLGLAKSCLPLVADRLLHDPLQLGVATMIVAAAHGSGLDFGGAI; encoded by the coding sequence ATGACTAGGCTCTGTTCAGCTGATGTACGGGATATTGGACTCCAGTTAAAGGTATATAATCAGCAGCTGGTAAAAAAAACGGGTTATACCTTAGGCCAGATTGCTGCCCATGCTGCTGGGGTAGAAAAAGAGTATTTATCCCGCAGGCAGGAGTTCAACGTGGCAGTAATTCCGGTAACCAACGGTAAAGGAATCATTGAAGGATTTGGGGAGGCGGTGCGCAGTATCGTCAGTTTCCTTGGGTTTAACGCTTTTCTCACCGAAAGTACTGATGTGTCCGGTTTGGCAGAAGCTTGCCAAAAAGGCGCTGATGTCATCATGCTGGCAGATGACTACCGTTTTGTGGCCATTAACCTTGCTGCCAAAAAAGTGGTTGATAATGCCGCCGCTACGGCCAAAGGTTATGTGGCCGCCCTGAGTTTCATGGCCGGAGGTTTGGCCAATAAAGAGGTTTTATTGTTGGGCGCAGGACGTGTGGGCAGGAATGCTGCTTCTGCTATGGTCCAGTTGGGAGCCTCTGTAACAATTTACGATGCGGACTTTGAAGTTAGCTGTAAATTGGCCCAGGAAATAAAGGCGAAATATAATATCCAACTTACAGTTGCAACTAAGCTGGAGGAGGCTTTGGTGCAGCACAGGATTCTTTTTGATGCCTGTCCCGCCGCCGGTTTCATTCAGCCACAGCACGTTACGACGGAGACGCTGATTGCTGCACCTGGTATACCGCTGGGCCTTGCCAAATCATGCCTGCCACTGGTGGCTGACCGTTTGCTGCATGATCCGCTGCAGCTGGGGGTGGCCACTATGATTGTTGCAGCTGCTCATGGGAGCGGTTTGGATTTTGGTGGTGCAATATAG
- a CDS encoding DUF438 domain-containing protein has translation MSELIDGKQKRQEILKGIIRDLHAGQSPESLKERFADLIRNFGPSEIAEMEHQLIAEGMPEQEVKRLCDVHVAVFKSALEQQARPELLPGHPIHTFRKENEAINKVVNSLQEILAQLKASPKASLNDYRQPLTDQLTLLQEINKHYLRKENQLFPMLEKHDVSGPSKVMWQFHDDVRALFKEVNIALANNEKDKFLPALEQLLTTISEMIYKEENILFPMSLEKLSEEEWGRVRIGEEEIGYTLIKPGTEWQPPQGMNAPTVGKDEVSDQLNLDTGSLTAEQINLILTHLPIDITFVDEHGKVSYYSQGRERIFPRSPGIIGRQVQNCHPADSVHIVNKIVEEFKKGTKSSADFWLEINGRFIYIRYFPVRDKTGKYRGIVEVTQDITKIRALQGEKRLLDW, from the coding sequence ATGAGCGAACTAATAGACGGTAAACAAAAAAGGCAGGAAATTCTTAAGGGCATTATCCGCGATTTACACGCCGGTCAAAGCCCGGAAAGCTTAAAAGAACGTTTTGCTGACTTGATTCGTAACTTTGGTCCCTCGGAAATCGCTGAAATGGAGCACCAACTGATAGCTGAGGGCATGCCGGAGCAAGAGGTAAAAAGATTATGCGATGTGCATGTAGCCGTATTCAAAAGCGCCTTGGAGCAACAAGCCCGGCCTGAGCTGCTGCCCGGCCACCCAATCCACACTTTTCGCAAAGAAAATGAAGCAATCAATAAGGTAGTAAACAGTTTGCAGGAAATCCTTGCCCAGCTTAAGGCCAGCCCTAAAGCTTCTTTAAACGATTACCGCCAGCCTTTAACCGATCAATTGACTTTGCTGCAGGAAATAAATAAACATTACTTGCGCAAGGAAAACCAGCTTTTTCCCATGCTGGAAAAGCACGATGTTTCCGGCCCCAGCAAGGTAATGTGGCAGTTTCACGACGATGTAAGGGCTTTATTTAAAGAAGTTAACATTGCTTTAGCTAATAACGAAAAAGATAAATTTCTCCCAGCCTTGGAGCAATTGCTGACAACAATCTCCGAAATGATTTATAAAGAAGAAAATATCCTTTTCCCGATGTCGTTGGAAAAGCTCAGCGAAGAAGAATGGGGCCGCGTCCGCATCGGAGAGGAAGAAATTGGTTATACCCTGATTAAGCCGGGGACTGAGTGGCAGCCCCCGCAGGGCATGAATGCGCCCACTGTTGGTAAAGATGAAGTTTCGGACCAACTGAACCTAGATACAGGAAGTTTGACTGCTGAACAAATAAACTTAATACTGACTCATTTGCCGATTGACATTACATTTGTAGATGAACACGGTAAGGTCAGCTATTACTCCCAGGGCCGGGAGCGCATTTTCCCCCGCAGCCCCGGCATTATCGGTCGCCAGGTGCAAAACTGCCATCCTGCGGACAGCGTCCATATCGTAAACAAAATCGTGGAGGAATTTAAAAAAGGCACAAAAAGCTCCGCCGATTTTTGGTTAGAAATAAACGGGCGCTTTATTTACATCCGCTACTTCCCTGTACGGGATAAAACAGGCAAATATCGGGGAATCGTTGAAGTCACCCAGGACATAACTAAAATCCGCGCCCTTCAGGGCGAAAAACGGCTGCTAGACTGGTAA
- a CDS encoding manganese catalase family protein yields MFRHDKNLLHPVKVDRPNPTYAAMLQEQFGGANGELKAALQYIGQSFRVKDPAIKDLFLDIGAEEMSHMEMVGTMINMLNGHDVADNDVQSGSMEPQVLGGLNPQLENASGYPWTATYVTVTGDLAADLLSNIAAEQRAKVVYEYLYRQINDKGVRETIDFLLNREEAHNALFREALNKIQGSGSLKDFGVTPDSKLYFNLSTPGRHFSNPQANPPQFVPPSNH; encoded by the coding sequence TTGTTCAGGCATGATAAAAATTTGCTTCATCCGGTAAAGGTTGACCGCCCGAACCCAACTTATGCGGCCATGCTGCAGGAGCAATTCGGAGGCGCAAACGGTGAATTGAAAGCGGCGCTGCAGTATATTGGGCAAAGCTTCAGAGTAAAGGATCCCGCTATTAAAGATTTATTTTTGGATATTGGCGCCGAAGAAATGAGCCATATGGAAATGGTTGGAACTATGATCAACATGCTTAACGGCCACGATGTGGCGGACAACGATGTTCAAAGCGGAAGTATGGAACCCCAAGTTTTGGGTGGTTTAAACCCGCAATTGGAAAACGCTTCCGGTTATCCCTGGACTGCCACTTATGTTACTGTTACAGGTGATTTAGCCGCCGATCTTTTATCCAACATTGCAGCAGAGCAGCGAGCCAAGGTCGTTTATGAGTATCTCTACCGCCAGATTAACGATAAAGGGGTAAGAGAAACCATTGATTTTCTGTTGAACAGGGAAGAAGCTCATAATGCATTATTCAGGGAAGCCTTAAACAAGATTCAAGGCAGTGGTTCTTTAAAAGATTTCGGAGTAACGCCCGATTCCAAACTGTACTTTAATTTGTCTACACCCGGTAGGCATTTCTCCAATCCTCAGGCCAATCCTCCCCAATTTGTTCCTCCATCCAATCACTAA
- the sigK gene encoding RNA polymerase sporulation sigma factor SigK — translation MLGTALLALFTLSVLKGIALLVSYISNNAFPQPLSEEEEALQVKRMREGSEEAKNILVEHNLRLVAHITKKFEGTGEESDDLISIGTIGLIKAINTFDPDKGTRLATYAARCIENEILMHLRATKKTRVEVSLYDPIGVDKEGNEIALIDVLGTEHDVVADSVENVHEQRRVLEKIKILSKRERNVLELRFGLFNTLRKTQREIANRLGISRSYVSRIEKKAIEKLLKELSSEKGQ, via the coding sequence ATTTTGGGTACCGCTTTGCTGGCGTTATTTACCCTTTCTGTATTGAAAGGGATTGCTTTGCTGGTTTCTTACATCAGCAATAACGCGTTTCCTCAGCCTTTGTCGGAGGAAGAAGAAGCGCTGCAGGTAAAAAGAATGAGAGAGGGCAGTGAAGAGGCTAAAAACATCCTCGTAGAGCATAACCTGAGATTAGTTGCCCACATCACCAAAAAGTTTGAAGGAACAGGAGAGGAAAGCGACGATCTGATTTCCATCGGCACCATCGGCCTCATCAAAGCAATTAATACTTTTGATCCCGATAAAGGTACCCGGCTGGCAACCTACGCTGCCCGCTGCATAGAGAATGAGATCTTGATGCATTTACGGGCTACAAAAAAGACAAGGGTGGAAGTATCCCTCTACGACCCTATCGGGGTGGATAAAGAAGGAAACGAAATTGCACTGATTGATGTATTGGGCACTGAGCATGATGTAGTGGCAGATTCTGTAGAAAATGTTCACGAGCAGCGAAGGGTACTGGAGAAGATCAAAATACTTAGCAAAAGGGAGCGTAACGTACTGGAACTGCGTTTCGGGTTATTTAATACCTTGCGCAAAACCCAGCGGGAAATCGCTAACCGCTTAGGGATTTCCCGGTCTTATGTGTCACGGATAGAGAAAAAAGCGATAGAAAAGCTGCTGAAAGAACTGTCGTCGGAAAAGGGGCAGTGA
- a CDS encoding peptidoglycan D,D-transpeptidase FtsI family protein produces the protein MSVRYFYRVRLLFIIFILLFTALAGRLFKLQMLEGDKLAALADKIRTQIVSGEEFPRGDILDRHGVTLLDTAEQPAVAVFPAMLQETGQVIAHLGDVLGLPEEKIRDRIELAVNYYAKAPFILKTNLTPLEKKQIEQLALPGVYTVPVQSRYGPNSLAVHLIGHLNSIDEATWEKLKAEGKTGPGKNSYKKSDVIGVKGIEAIYESYLRGNEPSHYLAATVDAKGRLLAGLGFERIDNAAAEKERANVVLTLDKQIQNIVEEIMDKRIAKGAAVVMRVPTGEVLAMASRPTFDQNAVFKYLGKSERRYEFINRALEHFYPGSVFKVLIAAAALEEGIVQPDEKFNCTGEFLFDSGLAIPCWKEEGHGLLTFSEALAQSCNPTFIEVGLRLGREKIIEYARRFGLLDEVLIGYNLNDFPSVAIAKSSPAAIGNASIGQQGIMLSPLQVAGMIATVANGGIYQQPRVVERVENGVGEVLRMWQTPAGTRVISRPTAAKLQAMLAAATTSGTAKNAWIEGWGTAGKTSTAQTGSQSVDGKEIINAWFAGFAPLEHPEYAVVVMVEDGTAGGTDAAPVFKEIVTKILVRDMNTSEKAQTESESK, from the coding sequence TTGTCCGTAAGATATTTTTACAGGGTTAGGCTGTTGTTTATTATTTTTATCTTGCTATTTACCGCTTTGGCGGGGCGTCTTTTTAAGCTGCAAATGTTAGAAGGAGATAAACTGGCAGCGCTGGCTGATAAAATCCGCACCCAGATCGTTTCCGGGGAAGAGTTTCCAAGGGGTGATATATTGGATCGCCACGGAGTGACCCTCCTGGATACTGCTGAACAACCGGCAGTGGCTGTTTTTCCGGCCATGTTGCAGGAAACGGGACAAGTTATCGCCCACTTGGGAGATGTCCTGGGATTGCCGGAAGAAAAAATCAGGGACAGGATTGAGCTGGCAGTAAATTATTATGCCAAAGCCCCCTTTATCCTCAAGACTAACCTCACTCCCCTGGAAAAGAAGCAGATAGAACAGCTTGCCTTACCTGGCGTTTATACAGTTCCCGTGCAAAGCAGGTACGGCCCCAACAGCTTGGCAGTCCACCTCATCGGGCATCTGAACAGCATAGATGAAGCCACTTGGGAAAAATTGAAAGCAGAAGGCAAAACCGGCCCCGGTAAAAACTCCTATAAAAAAAGCGATGTGATTGGCGTAAAAGGGATTGAAGCGATCTATGAGAGTTATTTACGGGGAAATGAGCCTAGCCATTATTTGGCGGCAACAGTGGATGCCAAAGGAAGGTTACTGGCCGGTTTGGGTTTTGAAAGGATCGATAATGCAGCAGCTGAAAAAGAGCGCGCCAATGTGGTTTTGACGCTGGATAAGCAGATTCAAAATATTGTAGAAGAAATTATGGATAAGCGGATAGCTAAAGGTGCAGCAGTGGTAATGCGGGTTCCCACCGGCGAGGTGTTAGCCATGGCCAGCCGTCCGACTTTTGATCAGAATGCTGTCTTTAAGTACCTTGGAAAGAGTGAACGTCGTTACGAATTTATTAACCGGGCTTTGGAACATTTTTACCCAGGTTCGGTCTTTAAAGTGCTGATCGCCGCGGCAGCGCTTGAAGAAGGAATAGTTCAACCCGATGAAAAATTTAACTGCACAGGTGAATTCCTTTTTGATTCAGGGCTGGCTATTCCTTGCTGGAAGGAAGAAGGTCATGGACTATTAACTTTCAGCGAAGCTTTAGCCCAATCCTGCAATCCTACATTTATTGAAGTAGGGCTGCGTCTGGGCCGGGAGAAAATAATCGAATACGCCCGGCGGTTCGGTTTGCTGGATGAAGTTTTAATAGGTTACAACCTGAATGATTTCCCAAGCGTAGCAATTGCCAAAAGCAGTCCTGCTGCCATTGGCAATGCATCCATTGGGCAGCAGGGCATTATGCTGAGCCCGCTGCAAGTGGCCGGCATGATAGCTACGGTAGCCAATGGGGGAATCTATCAGCAGCCCAGGGTCGTAGAGCGGGTGGAAAACGGGGTGGGGGAAGTTTTACGGATGTGGCAAACACCAGCAGGTACTCGCGTGATTTCAAGGCCTACAGCTGCCAAATTGCAGGCAATGTTAGCTGCAGCCACTACAAGCGGAACAGCTAAAAATGCTTGGATAGAGGGTTGGGGTACAGCTGGAAAAACAAGCACTGCCCAGACAGGAAGTCAAAGCGTGGACGGCAAGGAAATAATCAACGCCTGGTTTGCCGGTTTTGCCCCTTTGGAACATCCCGAATATGCTGTGGTGGTAATGGTGGAAGATGGAACGGCGGGAGGAACCGATGCAGCCCCAGTATTCAAAGAAATTGTCACAAAGATCTTGGTTCGTGACATGAATACGAGCGAAAAAGCGCAAACTGAGAGTGAAAGCAAATAA
- a CDS encoding YqeG family HAD IIIA-type phosphatase: MSAKSILQPSLYVETLLHIPLAELAARGIKGLIIDLDNTITEWNSPELKEEVSAWFKSLAGYELRACIASNNSRDRVEQIGRSLGIPAIHKAGKPRRKAFRQAMNVLGTNQHTTAVIGDQIFTDILGGNRLGMYTILVSPLNPREFIGTRLVRKLERLVLKKYFNKGDRYEGNYK; the protein is encoded by the coding sequence ATGAGCGCTAAATCCATTTTACAACCCAGTTTATATGTAGAAACGCTTTTACACATTCCTTTAGCCGAGCTGGCTGCCCGCGGGATCAAAGGCTTGATTATTGATCTGGATAACACCATCACGGAATGGAACAGTCCGGAGTTAAAAGAAGAGGTTTCGGCCTGGTTTAAAAGTTTAGCCGGGTATGAGCTGAGAGCATGTATAGCCTCCAACAACAGCCGGGACAGGGTGGAGCAAATTGGGCGCAGCTTAGGGATTCCTGCTATTCACAAAGCCGGTAAACCGCGACGGAAGGCCTTTCGTCAGGCAATGAACGTACTTGGGACCAACCAACATACTACAGCCGTAATAGGTGATCAGATATTTACCGATATACTGGGAGGAAATCGTTTAGGAATGTATACCATCCTGGTAAGCCCTCTTAACCCCAGGGAATTTATCGGAACACGCCTTGTGCGCAAACTGGAGCGATTGGTATTAAAAAAGTATTTCAATAAAGGGGATCGTTATGAAGGAAATTACAAGTAA